TAGCGGCCTCCGAACGAGCCGAAATGTCCCTTTCGATCAGGCTGATTTTGCATTCTGGATAAACTCCAACGTCGCTTCCTGGTCCTTGCAGCCGGGGCTGGATTCAACCCCGCTTGCCACATCAACAGCAAAGGGCCTCGTTGCCTGCACTGCCTGCGCAACGTTGCCCGGATTCAAACCTCCGGCGACGATCAGTTGCCCTGCCGGCACCTGCCGAGCCAGGTTCCAGTCGAAACCCACCCCGGCTCCGCCAAACCCGCCATCGGCTCCACCTTCGCAGAGATAATAATCAGGCCCTTCAGAGTCGACCGCAGCCGCTATACTTCCTTCATCATAGACACGAATCGCGCGAATGACAGGACACGGCCAGCCAAGAAGCATTTCAGGCGGCTCATCGCCGTGAAATTGCACGGCATGAAGCCTGGCCGCGAGGCGAGCCTCCTC
This window of the Candidatus Binatia bacterium genome carries:
- a CDS encoding phosphoribosylanthranilate isomerase; translation: MAVLVKICGVTTPADARMVAAAGADMIGLNFYHQSKRFVDLAAAVEISEQIPDDVWRVGVFVNSDRMEVEEARLAARLHAVQFHGDEPPEMLLGWPCPVIRAIRVYDEGSIAAAVDSEGPDYYLCEGGADGGFGGAGVGFDWNLARQVPAGQLIVAGGLNPGNVAQAVQATRPFAVDVASGVESSPGCKDQEATLEFIQNAKSA